In a single window of the Terriglobus roseus genome:
- a CDS encoding abortive infection family protein, with the protein MPKPHAQAWSERAARGFDPFPQSSGVVEANKTVSMALATLINGLAELRNLHGTGHGKAAGGGEIGARQARLVVGAASTLCVCLSDTHAEIMP; encoded by the coding sequence ATGCCTAAACCCCATGCGCAAGCATGGTCTGAAAGAGCGGCGCGGGGGTTTGATCCGTTTCCTCAGTCAAGCGGAGTCGTTGAAGCCAATAAGACCGTCTCCATGGCTCTGGCGACTCTGATTAATGGGCTCGCCGAGCTTCGGAATCTACATGGAACCGGACATGGCAAGGCAGCAGGTGGTGGTGAAATTGGCGCCAGACAGGCCAGGCTTGTTGTTGGCGCTGCTTCAACTCTTTGCGTCTGTTTGTCAGATACTCATGCGGAGATCATGCCTTAG
- a CDS encoding plasmid mobilization protein, whose translation MKPPVRTKSVGTKVSEAEFAVLDERARADGLTLSEWVRAALLASSAEPSADFGSELILAELLAIRSLFLNLQFRAGRDPLTEAELRGLIERADATKLARARERLQAVHAIPSETQPEEVSEDGGLGT comes from the coding sequence ATGAAGCCGCCCGTCCGTACGAAGTCCGTTGGAACGAAAGTCAGCGAGGCTGAGTTTGCCGTGCTCGACGAACGTGCACGTGCAGACGGTCTCACTTTGAGCGAGTGGGTGCGAGCCGCCCTGCTTGCCTCCTCGGCGGAGCCGTCCGCTGATTTTGGCAGCGAACTGATCTTGGCGGAACTGCTCGCGATCCGATCTCTGTTTCTGAATCTCCAATTTCGCGCAGGTCGCGACCCGCTTACCGAAGCCGAGCTTCGTGGGTTGATCGAGCGAGCAGATGCGACAAAGTTGGCACGGGCGCGCGAACGCCTGCAGGCCGTTCATGCGATCCCGTCGGAGACCCAGCCGGAGGAGGTATCAGAGGATGGCGGATTGGGGACGTAA
- a CDS encoding type IV secretion system DNA-binding domain-containing protein: MADWGRKKYSKAWPSRTPVWTLTAILLSFLFFAAAITVQYEQSWTAAERLYLSDYLKSGMLGEASATSSSKYVLLEAVIAKGQQRLVLGNEIEQASDDNGRPGYRLTAEGVRNGISRLTWVTGIFRDRTLHRVMSEAIYANHEAWEACQKPFYATAMFFALSLIVGVRQDRQRRTIWKHGRRLRGPELVTTAEFNRKLGKAKTLGLRPPDGVAFINEEIGWYDKLFRKARSRWARIPRDREAMHFLIVGDSGTGKSAAIRQVLSQVSDRGEAAIVYDPAMEYLPQFYNAARGDVILNPLDARCPFWMPGDEVPHEAEALTLAVSLFPDQGRENRFFVEAPRKIFAHLINLRPTPQELTYWMSNAEEIDKRIEGTEMAAMIDRGAANQRSGVLGSLNMVADAFKLLPPERETRQRWSTVEWAKERKGWVFITSKPTMRERMRPLVSLWLDLLVLRMMNDDNTRRKTWFVLDELASLQHLPQLKTAVTENRKSDNPIVMGFQGKAQVEAIYGHVAEAMLSQPATKIFLKTSEPNASEWISKAIGEVEVERFRESRTKSMFPRGRESEQRDITREPLVMASEVGGLAPLHGFLKHGNLVVQMRFPYIELPNHTEKFVERKIKTAQAESTHGSVVDQEQTAQPVPRRTAPRRVSTAHSQAELNEQHPYFE, translated from the coding sequence ATGGCGGATTGGGGACGTAAGAAGTATTCAAAAGCGTGGCCAAGCAGGACACCGGTATGGACCCTGACGGCGATCCTGCTGTCGTTCCTGTTCTTCGCTGCGGCAATCACCGTGCAGTACGAACAGAGCTGGACAGCGGCAGAGCGCCTCTATCTTTCGGACTACCTGAAGAGCGGAATGCTGGGTGAGGCCTCAGCGACATCGTCGAGCAAATACGTGCTGCTCGAGGCCGTGATCGCCAAGGGGCAACAGCGGCTCGTGCTGGGTAATGAAATCGAGCAAGCTTCGGATGACAACGGCAGGCCGGGCTATCGACTCACGGCCGAAGGAGTGAGGAACGGGATCTCCCGGCTCACCTGGGTAACCGGCATCTTCAGAGACAGGACGCTGCACCGGGTGATGAGTGAAGCCATCTATGCGAATCACGAAGCCTGGGAGGCTTGCCAGAAGCCGTTCTATGCGACTGCCATGTTTTTTGCACTATCCCTAATCGTGGGAGTTCGGCAAGACCGGCAACGGCGAACGATTTGGAAACATGGTCGCCGTCTACGCGGACCGGAACTCGTCACGACAGCTGAGTTCAATAGAAAGCTCGGCAAAGCCAAGACCCTAGGGTTGCGACCGCCCGATGGCGTTGCGTTCATTAACGAAGAGATCGGTTGGTACGACAAACTCTTCCGTAAAGCTCGGAGTCGCTGGGCGCGAATTCCGCGTGATCGCGAGGCTATGCACTTCCTGATCGTGGGTGACAGCGGCACTGGTAAGAGCGCGGCTATACGGCAAGTCCTTAGCCAAGTTTCCGATCGGGGTGAGGCAGCCATCGTGTACGACCCTGCGATGGAGTACCTGCCCCAGTTCTACAACGCTGCGCGCGGCGACGTGATTCTGAACCCGCTCGATGCAAGATGCCCGTTCTGGATGCCCGGCGACGAAGTTCCGCACGAAGCCGAGGCCCTGACACTGGCAGTCAGCCTGTTTCCTGACCAGGGCCGTGAAAACCGCTTCTTCGTCGAAGCTCCGCGCAAGATCTTCGCGCACTTGATCAACCTCAGGCCGACACCGCAAGAACTCACGTACTGGATGAGTAACGCCGAGGAGATCGACAAACGAATCGAAGGCACGGAGATGGCGGCCATGATCGACCGTGGGGCTGCGAACCAGCGGAGTGGTGTGCTTGGATCACTGAACATGGTCGCGGATGCGTTCAAGCTGCTTCCTCCAGAGCGCGAGACTAGGCAACGGTGGAGCACCGTTGAATGGGCCAAAGAGCGTAAAGGCTGGGTCTTCATCACATCGAAGCCAACGATGCGCGAGCGCATGCGGCCACTGGTGAGTTTGTGGCTTGATCTCCTCGTGCTCCGGATGATGAACGACGACAATACCCGGCGCAAGACCTGGTTCGTCCTCGACGAGTTGGCCAGCTTGCAGCACCTGCCTCAACTGAAAACGGCGGTGACCGAAAACCGTAAGTCAGATAATCCGATTGTCATGGGCTTTCAGGGGAAGGCGCAGGTGGAGGCGATCTATGGACATGTCGCCGAGGCAATGCTGAGCCAGCCTGCTACGAAGATCTTCTTGAAGACGAGCGAGCCGAACGCTTCGGAATGGATATCGAAAGCCATTGGGGAGGTCGAAGTCGAACGTTTTCGCGAATCACGCACGAAGAGTATGTTTCCTCGTGGACGCGAGAGTGAACAGCGTGACATCACACGTGAGCCCCTTGTGATGGCATCCGAGGTTGGTGGCCTCGCTCCATTGCACGGTTTCCTCAAGCACGGCAACCTCGTCGTGCAAATGCGTTTTCCTTATATCGAGCTGCCGAACCACACTGAAAAGTTTGTAGAGCGGAAGATCAAGACGGCTCAGGCAGAGTCAACGCATGGATCGGTTGTCGATCAGGAACAGACCGCACAGCCGGTCCCACGACGAACAGCGCCACGGAGGGTATCGACGGCCCACTCTCAGGCAGAACTGAACGAGCAGCATCCATACTTCGAGTGA
- the mobF gene encoding MobF family relaxase, which produces MVTLSKPISSGQAQAYHREEFSNAKENYYTDGERVRGEWQGKLAEQWGLSGEVQEQQFAFLSEGQHPVSGEQLVRHQTPREYQNERGDKVQSMEHRAGWDATFSAPKSVSLTALVGGDVRVREAHRESVRTALNEMENYVQARIGGNAPAQTTGAWAVAKFEHDSSRPVDGYAAPQLHTHAVVFNVTEAADGNARALQPQELYKTQQYATAVYRSELAAHLQELGYEIERGEHGQPEIKGYSREYLEASSPRRKQIQEHLEAAGRSGAGAAQIAAHQTRDAKQPLSHDEVRTQHRVMAAEHGQQPQRVLHEAAHRAGTVLIPEEAQRAAHEGMSYARERGMEREAVVDERSLIRDALKHTMGEARLPEVRSEFDRRVTAGNLIELEGRAGSASRAYTTREMQRYEGELIERMKEGQGTREVLVDGNIRQQVMQEHRHLSVSQRDAVEAVLTNRDQMMALEGVAGAGKTTSLTAVREAAERGGFRIEGLAPTSRAAQKLAESGIETQTLQRHLARGESSEDGRKRLYVVDESSMASTQQLHTFVERLKAEDRVLFVGDTRQHEAVDAGRPYAQLQDAGLRSAQLDQIIRQKDLALREVVEQLARGEVRTAIGNLDQQGRVIEIKDRSERIDEIAHEYVRSPEQTLVVSPDNESRREINQRIHTEMQAQGKVSGEEYRVHVLHARQDMTGADRQYAQNYVEGDVIRYAKGSRPLGIQAGEYARVIGSNRETNTVTVKHHGGVELSYDPRRLQGVTVYRDHERSFAQGDRIQMTAPFHEQKLANRELGTVEKIDKDGNLTLKMDSGRRVAFIAKQHPHLDYGYAVTSHSSQGQTADRVLIHVDSSQSHGELLNSRMAYVSVSRAQFDVKIYTNNARAMDRELSRNLTKSTALHESQGSATPEWEGIARPASTQERSHSFGLN; this is translated from the coding sequence ATGGTCACCCTCTCCAAACCGATCAGCTCAGGCCAGGCGCAGGCGTATCACCGTGAGGAATTCTCCAATGCCAAAGAGAACTACTACACCGATGGCGAACGTGTGCGTGGCGAGTGGCAGGGTAAGCTCGCGGAGCAATGGGGACTGTCAGGCGAGGTGCAGGAACAACAGTTCGCCTTCCTTTCGGAAGGTCAACATCCCGTAAGCGGCGAGCAGCTTGTGCGTCACCAGACACCACGCGAATACCAGAACGAGCGCGGCGACAAGGTGCAATCCATGGAACACCGAGCAGGTTGGGATGCGACTTTCAGCGCCCCGAAGTCAGTATCACTGACCGCATTGGTCGGTGGCGATGTTCGCGTCCGCGAAGCACATCGAGAAAGCGTGCGAACTGCCCTCAATGAGATGGAGAATTACGTGCAGGCTCGGATCGGTGGCAATGCGCCCGCGCAGACGACAGGCGCGTGGGCCGTCGCCAAATTTGAACACGATAGCAGCCGCCCGGTTGATGGTTATGCAGCGCCGCAGCTCCACACACACGCCGTCGTCTTCAACGTAACGGAAGCAGCTGACGGCAACGCCCGCGCATTGCAACCCCAAGAGCTTTACAAAACCCAGCAGTATGCCACTGCGGTGTATCGCTCGGAGCTGGCAGCACATCTCCAGGAGCTTGGCTACGAAATCGAACGCGGCGAACATGGGCAACCGGAAATTAAGGGCTACTCACGTGAATATCTAGAAGCGTCGAGTCCACGCCGCAAACAAATCCAAGAACACTTGGAGGCTGCCGGGCGCAGTGGTGCAGGAGCCGCACAGATCGCGGCACACCAAACCCGCGATGCGAAGCAACCGCTGTCTCATGATGAGGTGCGAACCCAGCATCGGGTAATGGCTGCAGAACATGGCCAGCAACCGCAGCGCGTGTTGCATGAAGCCGCGCATCGCGCGGGAACCGTGCTGATACCGGAGGAAGCTCAACGTGCGGCTCATGAGGGGATGAGCTATGCACGCGAGCGTGGCATGGAGCGTGAAGCGGTTGTGGATGAGCGCTCTCTGATCCGTGACGCGCTCAAACACACGATGGGCGAAGCTCGTTTGCCAGAGGTCCGCTCTGAGTTCGATAGACGTGTAACGGCTGGAAATCTGATTGAGCTGGAGGGCAGGGCTGGATCCGCATCACGCGCATACACCACGCGCGAGATGCAGCGGTACGAGGGCGAACTTATTGAGCGCATGAAGGAGGGACAAGGCACACGCGAGGTCCTAGTCGACGGCAACATCCGCCAACAGGTCATGCAAGAACATCGGCATCTGAGCGTAAGCCAGCGGGATGCGGTCGAGGCAGTCCTCACCAATCGTGATCAGATGATGGCGTTGGAGGGTGTCGCGGGCGCTGGAAAGACCACATCTCTCACAGCCGTCCGAGAAGCTGCAGAACGCGGAGGATTCCGAATCGAGGGTCTCGCCCCAACCTCGCGAGCTGCACAGAAGCTGGCCGAATCTGGAATTGAGACGCAAACTTTACAGCGTCATCTCGCACGTGGCGAATCGTCTGAGGATGGGCGGAAGCGGCTCTATGTGGTGGATGAATCCAGCATGGCTAGCACCCAGCAGCTTCACACTTTCGTCGAGCGGCTTAAGGCGGAGGACCGCGTGCTGTTCGTGGGTGACACTAGACAGCATGAGGCTGTCGATGCCGGTCGACCTTACGCGCAGTTGCAGGACGCTGGTCTGCGCTCAGCACAACTCGACCAGATTATTCGCCAGAAAGATCTGGCATTGAGAGAAGTAGTCGAACAGCTTGCACGCGGTGAGGTGCGCACTGCGATCGGGAATCTCGACCAGCAGGGCCGAGTCATCGAGATCAAAGATCGCTCTGAGCGCATTGATGAGATCGCTCATGAATACGTACGCTCTCCAGAGCAGACGTTGGTTGTTTCACCGGACAATGAATCTCGACGTGAGATCAATCAGCGCATCCATACGGAGATGCAGGCGCAGGGCAAAGTTAGTGGCGAGGAGTATCGCGTCCATGTGCTGCATGCGCGGCAAGACATGACAGGTGCTGATCGGCAATACGCGCAAAACTATGTAGAAGGCGATGTCATCCGATACGCGAAAGGAAGCAGGCCTCTCGGAATCCAAGCCGGAGAGTATGCCCGCGTTATCGGTTCCAACCGAGAGACGAACACGGTAACGGTGAAGCATCATGGCGGCGTTGAACTCAGCTACGATCCCCGGCGTCTACAAGGTGTCACAGTCTATCGCGATCATGAACGCAGCTTCGCCCAAGGTGACCGCATCCAGATGACTGCACCATTCCATGAACAGAAGCTTGCGAACCGCGAACTCGGCACGGTGGAGAAGATTGACAAAGATGGCAACCTGACACTGAAGATGGATTCGGGACGCAGGGTAGCCTTCATTGCGAAACAGCATCCGCATCTTGACTACGGGTATGCGGTGACGAGTCATAGCAGTCAAGGACAGACAGCCGACCGTGTACTGATCCATGTGGACTCTTCGCAGTCGCACGGCGAGTTGTTGAATAGCCGCATGGCCTACGTGTCCGTCTCCCGTGCTCAGTTCGACGTCAAAATATACACGAATAATGCTCGGGCGATGGATCGGGAACTGAGTAGGAACTTGACCAAATCCACGGCGCTTCACGAATCCCAGGGATCGGCTACTCCTGAATGGGAGGGGATAGCCCGTCCGGCTTCGACTCAGGAAAGATCACACAGTTTCGGCTTGAACTAG
- a CDS encoding helix-turn-helix domain-containing protein — MNSSRVNSDGNGDLTDWISQAEAARIRGISQERIRQLVQSGRLQSMEVAGRKLVRRSEVEAFVANPSGRPPKETTGKTDTAKKGTAKRTRRTY; from the coding sequence TTGAATAGTTCAAGAGTAAATAGCGATGGGAACGGAGATTTGACGGACTGGATCTCCCAAGCCGAAGCTGCGCGCATCCGGGGAATATCCCAAGAGCGAATACGTCAGCTTGTCCAAAGTGGCCGACTCCAAAGTATGGAAGTGGCGGGCCGCAAGCTTGTGCGGCGTTCTGAAGTGGAAGCGTTCGTCGCGAACCCCAGCGGCAGGCCGCCGAAGGAAACCACCGGGAAGACAGATACAGCGAAGAAAGGCACAGCGAAGAGAACGCGAAGAACGTACTGA
- a CDS encoding recombinase family protein has protein sequence MRSAAQYVRMSTEHQQYSPQNQSDVIQKFAATHDMAIVTTYDDHGRSGLNLAGRTGLQQLLKDVESGEAKFTELLVYDVSRWGRFQDADESAYYEYVLKRAGITVHYCGEQFANDGSVASALMKTLKRTMAGEYSRELSVKVFAGQCRLIELGFRQGGPAGYGLRRQLLDRDGKEKGLLIRGERKSLQTDRVVLVPGPEAEVSIVRELFSRFVTQERSEKDLAESLNARGILSDLRRPWTRASIHQILTNPKYVGDNVYNRRSFKLKMKRLVNPPEMWVRKDDAFQPIVSLELFLQARKLIEARHIHLTDEELLDRLRTLLNRCGRLSGFLIDEADDMPSSSIYAARFGGLHRAYELIGWSGKRDFSYIEINRILRDRHRDLVGSITAQLCANGAEVSSDEHCPLLTVNSEIKISLVLARCRQTLAGSQRWHIRLESALDPDITIAVRLAPGNESVQDYYLFPRIDILRSRLSLAPNNGVCLDLYRFDSLDYLYRLMKRVPLRDVA, from the coding sequence ATGAGGAGTGCGGCGCAGTATGTGCGAATGTCCACAGAGCATCAACAATATTCGCCGCAGAATCAGTCGGATGTAATCCAGAAGTTTGCAGCGACGCACGACATGGCGATCGTCACAACGTATGACGATCATGGCCGAAGCGGACTGAATCTCGCAGGCCGTACCGGCCTGCAACAACTTCTTAAAGACGTGGAAAGTGGTGAGGCAAAATTCACAGAGCTACTCGTCTACGACGTGAGCCGGTGGGGCCGTTTTCAAGACGCGGATGAGAGCGCTTACTACGAATATGTTCTGAAGCGCGCAGGTATTACCGTTCACTACTGCGGCGAGCAGTTTGCAAATGACGGGAGTGTCGCCTCGGCATTGATGAAAACGCTCAAGCGGACGATGGCCGGAGAGTACAGCCGCGAACTCTCGGTCAAGGTTTTTGCTGGGCAATGTCGCCTCATTGAACTGGGATTCCGACAGGGCGGTCCAGCCGGATACGGCCTGCGCCGCCAGCTCCTTGATCGAGATGGCAAGGAAAAAGGTTTACTCATTCGAGGTGAGCGGAAAAGTTTGCAGACGGATCGCGTTGTGCTGGTGCCGGGACCGGAGGCCGAAGTTTCCATAGTGCGAGAGCTGTTCTCGAGGTTCGTTACACAGGAGCGGTCGGAGAAGGATCTAGCGGAAAGCCTTAACGCAAGAGGTATTCTTTCGGACCTCCGAAGACCTTGGACACGGGCATCAATCCATCAGATCCTCACCAATCCCAAGTACGTTGGGGACAACGTCTATAACCGTCGCTCCTTCAAGTTAAAGATGAAGCGCCTCGTCAATCCGCCTGAAATGTGGGTGCGTAAGGACGATGCTTTTCAGCCCATCGTATCTCTCGAACTGTTCCTCCAGGCCCGTAAGCTTATTGAGGCGCGGCATATTCATCTCACCGATGAAGAGTTGCTGGACAGGCTCCGGACACTGCTGAATCGTTGCGGCAGACTCTCCGGATTCCTAATCGACGAAGCGGACGATATGCCATCTAGTTCGATCTACGCCGCTCGCTTCGGCGGCCTCCATCGAGCTTATGAGTTGATTGGGTGGAGCGGGAAGCGTGACTTCAGCTACATCGAAATCAATCGGATTCTCCGCGACCGTCATCGCGATCTTGTGGGAAGTATAACGGCTCAATTATGTGCAAACGGCGCGGAGGTGTCATCCGATGAACACTGCCCCTTGCTGACGGTCAACTCGGAAATCAAGATCTCCCTAGTACTAGCGCGCTGTCGCCAAACGCTGGCGGGATCTCAGCGCTGGCATATTCGGCTTGAATCCGCTTTAGACCCTGATATCACCATCGCCGTACGCCTAGCACCTGGAAATGAATCCGTGCAGGATTATTACCTTTTCCCCCGTATCGATATCTTACGCAGCCGCCTCAGCCTCGCTCCGAACAATGGTGTTTGTCTCGATCTTTATCGCTTCGACAGCCTCGACTATCTATACCGACTCATGAAAAGAGTTCCCTTGAGGGATGTCGCATGA
- a CDS encoding ParB/RepB/Spo0J family partition protein codes for MTQQTISMIPLAEIRIANPRSRNQIKWRMVVQSIAAVGLKRPITVAKRAAPDPNGKVYDLVCGQGRMEAFAELGEERIPAVIVVAPEQERHLMSLVENIARRPALSHAILAEVRTLRGRGHSPEAIAGKLGVHKSYLFGICHLIDKGEDFLVTSVEAGRIPLSVAVEIASGNNQDVSKALTEAYEKGDLRGARITAARRVITQRLEKQRLSGKMVPVRRKLTGEALVQEYKQKIREQKALIQRADRTRERLILLTSVARLLFKDENFRTLLRAENLQDLPAELAERL; via the coding sequence ATGACTCAACAGACAATCTCAATGATCCCGCTTGCAGAGATACGAATAGCAAATCCCCGATCCCGCAATCAGATCAAGTGGCGGATGGTCGTTCAGAGCATCGCAGCTGTCGGCCTAAAGCGACCCATCACAGTAGCGAAAAGGGCTGCACCGGATCCTAATGGCAAAGTTTACGATCTCGTATGCGGACAAGGGAGAATGGAGGCATTCGCGGAACTTGGGGAAGAACGTATCCCGGCTGTCATCGTGGTCGCGCCCGAGCAGGAACGACATCTTATGAGTCTGGTCGAGAACATCGCGCGCAGACCGGCCCTGAGTCACGCAATCTTGGCCGAGGTCCGTACACTCCGTGGACGAGGCCACAGCCCAGAGGCCATCGCCGGAAAATTGGGTGTGCACAAGTCGTATCTCTTCGGCATTTGCCACCTGATTGATAAAGGCGAAGACTTTCTCGTTACATCCGTGGAAGCCGGTCGGATTCCGCTGAGTGTTGCCGTTGAGATCGCGAGCGGAAACAACCAGGACGTATCCAAGGCTCTGACCGAGGCATACGAGAAGGGTGACTTGCGCGGTGCTCGCATAACAGCGGCTCGTCGGGTCATCACACAGAGACTCGAGAAACAGCGGCTTTCAGGGAAGATGGTACCTGTCCGGCGCAAGCTCACAGGGGAGGCGCTCGTTCAGGAATATAAGCAGAAGATTCGTGAGCAGAAGGCCCTTATACAAAGGGCGGACCGTACGAGAGAGCGATTGATTCTTCTCACCTCAGTCGCTCGTCTTCTATTCAAAGATGAGAACTTCCGCACTCTACTCCGGGCAGAAAATCTCCAAGACCTACCAGCGGAACTCGCAGAAAGGTTGTGA
- a CDS encoding ParB/RepB/Spo0J family partition protein: MDKSRKQLRSAFQREILTLPLSSILPQKNTDPKVLRSTVFKQILASVREVGLIESLVVYPQDGKGFLLLDGHLRLEALRMLGVSEAACILSTDDESYTYNKRVNHIPPVAQHLMLLEAMKSGLTEDRIAAALNIDVATVKNRAQMLDGICPEVVEMLRNQKLSVEVFPILRKMKPIGQIATVELMMLRNDYSVSFAKTRLAISPPSLLSKVVSTRQLKANADAADALLAEDTESLIQNLRAVEETYGMDVLTLTVACAYFERLFAEPTIVRYLSQHHQGPMETLRSIVTDIRARTASESAA; this comes from the coding sequence ATGGACAAATCGAGGAAGCAGCTGCGGTCTGCTTTTCAGCGGGAAATCTTAACGCTGCCTTTAAGCTCCATCTTACCGCAAAAGAATACGGACCCCAAGGTACTCCGTTCGACTGTTTTCAAGCAAATTCTCGCGTCCGTCCGCGAGGTCGGACTGATCGAATCTCTTGTTGTTTACCCGCAGGACGGTAAAGGGTTTCTTTTGCTGGATGGCCACCTCAGACTCGAAGCTCTCAGAATGCTTGGTGTTAGTGAAGCGGCCTGCATCCTCTCGACGGATGATGAAAGCTATACATATAACAAGCGCGTCAACCACATTCCACCTGTCGCGCAGCACCTCATGCTCTTAGAGGCGATGAAGAGCGGGCTTACCGAAGATCGAATTGCAGCGGCGCTAAATATCGACGTCGCAACAGTAAAGAATCGCGCTCAGATGTTAGACGGAATTTGCCCAGAAGTCGTTGAGATGCTGCGGAATCAGAAGCTGAGTGTCGAAGTCTTTCCCATATTGCGGAAGATGAAGCCAATCGGACAGATCGCCACGGTAGAACTGATGATGCTGAGGAACGATTACAGCGTTTCGTTCGCGAAGACACGTCTCGCGATCAGCCCGCCTTCACTGCTTTCCAAAGTAGTGAGCACCCGACAGTTAAAGGCTAATGCAGACGCGGCCGATGCTCTTTTGGCCGAAGATACCGAGAGCCTGATACAGAACCTCCGTGCAGTAGAAGAAACCTACGGGATGGATGTTCTGACATTGACCGTCGCTTGCGCCTATTTCGAACGACTGTTTGCGGAGCCGACTATCGTTCGGTATCTGAGTCAACATCACCAAGGGCCGATGGAAACCCTCAGGTCCATCGTCACAGATATCCGGGCACGTACAGCATCCGAGAGCGCTGCCTGA
- a CDS encoding ArdC family protein: MNITKTVAAIDSKKPNTKQELIAANVKLLIEQLEAGHSEALTHYLTAMSRFHQYSFGNVLEIARQMPTATRVAGFWTWKNLGRNVKAGQKGIRILAPMVGVRRKKDEEAKKDITKQNERVLLGFRNAYVFDISQTEGVDLPNLHEVCGDPGENIDRLAAFLKGKGIQLVYNEKIAPALGLSYGGRIAILPGLSKAEEFSTLVHETAHELLHKAERRTVTTKTVRETEAEAVAFVVGKAVGLVTGSASADYIQLYHGNASLLAESLEVIQQTAASILAALEPPIAEDVTSEELEDVAA; encoded by the coding sequence ATGAACATCACCAAGACCGTCGCCGCCATCGACAGCAAGAAGCCCAACACGAAACAGGAACTGATCGCCGCCAACGTCAAGCTACTCATTGAGCAGTTGGAGGCCGGACACTCCGAAGCCCTTACCCACTACCTCACTGCCATGAGCCGATTCCATCAGTACAGCTTCGGGAACGTCCTGGAGATCGCGCGTCAAATGCCCACCGCGACGCGAGTCGCTGGTTTCTGGACGTGGAAGAACCTTGGCCGCAATGTGAAGGCCGGGCAGAAGGGCATCCGCATCCTTGCACCGATGGTTGGCGTTCGTCGCAAGAAGGACGAGGAGGCCAAGAAGGACATTACCAAGCAGAACGAGCGCGTCCTGTTGGGATTCCGCAATGCCTACGTGTTTGACATCAGCCAGACCGAGGGTGTCGACCTGCCCAACCTGCACGAAGTTTGCGGCGACCCCGGTGAGAACATTGACCGTCTAGCTGCGTTCCTCAAGGGCAAGGGCATCCAGCTTGTCTACAACGAGAAGATCGCACCGGCCCTCGGCTTGAGCTACGGCGGACGCATTGCCATTCTTCCCGGTCTCTCCAAGGCTGAGGAGTTTTCGACGCTGGTGCACGAGACGGCGCATGAACTCCTCCACAAGGCCGAACGCAGGACAGTCACCACGAAGACCGTGCGGGAGACGGAGGCGGAGGCAGTAGCTTTCGTGGTCGGGAAGGCTGTTGGGTTGGTGACGGGTTCGGCATCCGCCGACTATATCCAGCTCTATCATGGCAACGCCTCACTCTTGGCGGAGAGCTTGGAAGTCATCCAGCAGACCGCAGCATCCATCCTTGCCGCACTGGAACCACCCATAGCAGAGGACGTAACCAGCGAGGAACTGGAAGACGTTGCCGCGTGA
- a CDS encoding FKBP-type peptidyl-prolyl cis-trans isomerase has product MRNLAPVLLATLALAATAQTPKPATTTAKPAAKTTTATHRPTAHVPRTTMSDPKATEGLAAVGTMPAVTGTPAPLYALRYVDTKIGDGDLARMSTPPSNVVFYTVHYTGWTLDGKKFDSSVDRGQPIVFPIGLKRVISGWDTGFEGMHVGGKRRLIIPYQLAYGAAGHPPDIPEKADLVFDIELVGQGNTQQPVTGSHFEPPTPEAARPTPPPSASPAAKPAERPEEHPE; this is encoded by the coding sequence ATGCGAAACCTTGCACCAGTGCTGCTCGCGACGCTTGCTCTTGCAGCTACCGCGCAGACCCCGAAGCCCGCAACCACCACCGCTAAGCCTGCCGCGAAGACCACCACCGCGACGCACCGGCCGACCGCTCACGTTCCAAGGACGACCATGTCTGATCCCAAAGCAACGGAAGGCCTCGCTGCGGTCGGCACCATGCCCGCAGTAACTGGCACGCCAGCGCCGCTGTACGCGCTGAGGTACGTCGACACAAAGATTGGCGATGGCGACCTGGCGCGCATGTCCACGCCGCCGTCGAACGTCGTCTTTTACACCGTGCATTACACGGGCTGGACGCTGGACGGCAAGAAGTTCGATTCGTCCGTGGACCGCGGTCAACCCATCGTCTTTCCTATCGGCCTGAAGCGCGTCATCTCCGGCTGGGACACGGGATTTGAGGGGATGCATGTTGGCGGTAAGCGCCGGCTCATCATTCCCTACCAGCTCGCCTACGGCGCTGCCGGTCATCCGCCCGACATCCCGGAGAAGGCAGACCTTGTCTTCGATATCGAGCTTGTCGGTCAGGGCAACACGCAACAGCCCGTCACCGGTTCGCACTTCGAGCCGCCAACCCCTGAGGCAGCACGTCCGACGCCGCCGCCCAGTGCCAGCCCGGCAGCCAAGCCGGCAGAACGTCCCGAAGAACACCCGGAATAG